The Lewinella sp. 4G2 nucleotide sequence CCCCTTCGCAGCAACCGCACGCTTCGCAGCAGCAACGATATCCTTGATCCCAAGGCCATACTTATCGAGCAGTTGCTCGGCAGTGCCGGATTCACCGAAGGTATCGTCAGTGGCGACGAATTCCTGGCGGGTCGGGTGATTCATGGAGAGGCATTCGGAGATGGCGCTACCTAGACCACCGTACTTGTTGTGTTCCTCGCAGGAAACTACGGCACCGGTCTTTTTGGCGGAGGCGATCACGGCTTCTTCATCCAGAGGCTTGATGGTGTGGATGTTGATCAGGTCCACGCTGATGCCTTCTTTGGCCAGTTCGCGGGCGGCTTCAATGGCGTACCAGACGAGGTGGCCGGTGGCGAAGATGGAAACGTCGGAGCCCTCGTTCAGGTGAAGGGCTTTACCGATCACGAACTCCTGGTCTTCCGGAATGAAGATGGGCCAACCGGGGCGGCCGAAGCGGAGGTAAACCGGGCCGTGGTGCTCGGCGATGGCCTGCACGGCGGCTTTGGTCTGGTTGTAATCGCAGGGGTTGATGACCGTCATGCCGGGCAACATCCGCATCATGCCGATGTCCTCCAGGATCTGGTGGGTTGCCCCATCCTCACCGAGCGTAAGGCCGGCGTGGCTGGCACAGATCTTCA carries:
- a CDS encoding transketolase family protein, with the translated sequence MLSLDKLQSTGKKATRDGFGAGLKAAGDKHDNVIMLTADLRGSMKSEDFITTYPDRFVQCGISEANMMGVAAGLATAGKIPMTTTFANFSTGRVYDQIRQSIAYSDKNVKICASHAGLTLGEDGATHQILEDIGMMRMLPGMTVINPCDYNQTKAAVQAIAEHHGPVYLRFGRPGWPIFIPEDQEFVIGKALHLNEGSDVSIFATGHLVWYAIEAARELAKEGISVDLINIHTIKPLDEEAVIASAKKTGAVVSCEEHNKYGGLGSAISECLSMNHPTRQEFVATDDTFGESGTAEQLLDKYGLGIKDIVAAAKRAVAAKG